A DNA window from Budorcas taxicolor isolate Tak-1 chromosome 14, Takin1.1, whole genome shotgun sequence contains the following coding sequences:
- the GRINA gene encoding protein lifeguard 1, protein MSHEKSFLVSGDSYPPPNPGYPEGPQPSMAPYPGAPYPQAAFQPSPYGQPGYPQGPNPYPQGGYPQGLYPPGGYPQGPYPPGGYPQGPYPPGGYPQGPYPQSPFPPNPYGQPQAFPAQDPGSPHHGNYHEEGPPSYYDNQDFPATNWDDKSIRQAFIRKVFLVLTLQLSVTLSTVAVFTFVGEVKGFVRENVWTYYVSYAVFFVSLIVLSCCGDFRRKHPWNLVALSILTVSLSYMVGMIASFYNTEAVIMAVGITTTVCFTVVIFSMQTRYDFTSCVGVLLVSVVVLILFAILCIFIRSRVLEIVYASLGALLFTCFLAVDTQLLLGNKQLSLSPEEYVFAALNLYTDIINIFLYILTIIGRAKE, encoded by the exons ATGTCCCATGAAAAGAGTTTCTTGGTGTCTGGGGACAGCTATCCTCCCCCCAACCCTGGATATCCAGAAGGGCCCCAGCCCTCCATGGCACCCTACCCAGGGGCCCCTTACCCACAGGCCGCATTCCAGCCATCCCCCTATGGCCAGCCAGGGTATCCCCAGGGCCCCAACCCCTACCCCCAAGGTGGTTACCCCCAGGGCCTCTACCCCCCTGGGGGCTACCCCCAGGGCCCCTACCCCCCAGGGGGATACCCCCAGGGTCCCTACCCACCAGGGGGATACCCGCAGGGGCCATATCCGCAGAGCCCCTTTCCCCCCAACCCTTACGGACAGCCACAGGCCTTCCCAGCACAGGACCCTGGCT CACCTCATCATGGGAACTATCACGAGGAGGGGCCCCCATCCTACTATGACAACCAGGACTTCCCTGCCACCAACTGGGATGACAAGAGCATTCGCCAGGCCTTCATCCGCAAG gtgTTCCTGGTGCTGACCCTGCAGCTGTCTGTGACCCTGTCCACTGTGGCTGTGTTCACCTTCGTCGGGGAGGTGAAGGGCTTTGTCCGGGAGAACGTCTGGACCTACTACGTCTCCTATGCCGTCTTCTTCGTCTCTCTCATTGTCCTCAGCTGCTGTGGGGACTTCCGGCGGAAGCACCCCTGGAACCTTGTTGCGCTG TCGATCCTGACTGTCAGCTTGTCCTACATGGTGGGCATGATTGCCAGCTTCTACAACACCGAGGCGGTCATCATGGCTGTAGGCATCACCACGACTGTCTGCTTCACAGTGGTCATCTTCTCCATGCAG ACCCGCTATGACTTCACATCCTGCGTGGGGGTGCTCCTGGTGAGCGTGGTGGTGCTCATCCTGTTCGCCATCCTCTGCATCTTCATCCGGAGCCGCGTCCTGGAGATCGTGTACGCCTCGCTGGGTGCTCTGCTGTTCACCTGC TTCCTGGCAGTGGACACTCAGCTACTGCTGGGGAACAAGCAGCTGTCCCTGAGCCCGGAGGAGTACGTGTTTGCTGCACTGAACCTCTACACGGACATCATCAACATCTTCCTGTACATCCTCACCATCATTGGCCGTGCCAAGGAGTAG